One Ignavibacterium sp. DNA segment encodes these proteins:
- a CDS encoding NUDIX hydrolase, protein MIEKKDLQFDSIQSCVIPYRYINTTIEFLMITSIKKKKWIFPKGYIEYNLTAFESAKKEAYEEAGVIGENETSELGSFIIVKNDEKCLVKVFSMQVAEELNDFPEKNLRRKKWMKLNEVIEASDNVKIKQLVKNLFEQLTKNQ, encoded by the coding sequence ATGATAGAAAAAAAAGATTTACAATTTGATTCCATACAATCTTGTGTAATTCCATACAGATACATCAATACTACGATTGAATTTTTAATGATCACTTCCATTAAAAAGAAGAAATGGATTTTTCCGAAAGGATATATTGAATATAATCTAACGGCATTTGAATCAGCAAAGAAAGAAGCATACGAAGAAGCCGGAGTTATCGGAGAAAACGAAACTTCAGAACTTGGCTCATTTATTATAGTTAAAAATGATGAAAAATGTTTAGTAAAAGTTTTTTCAATGCAAGTAGCTGAAGAATTAAATGACTTTCCTGAAAAGAATTTAAGGAGAAAAAAATGGATGAAATTAAATGAGGTGATTGAAGCAAGTGATAATGTTAAAATCAAACAACTTGTAAAAAATCTTTTTGAACAACTAACTAAGAATCAATAA
- the recA gene encoding recombinase RecA, translated as MASDREQKLKIIDDAIAGIEKTYGKGAIMKLGDGVISDIEAIPTGALSLDIALGIGGIPRGRIIEIYGPESSGKTTLCLHIISEAQKMGGLAAFIDAEHALDVNYAKKLGVDTANLLISQPDYGEQALEIADTLVRSNALDIIVIDSVAALVPRSEIEGEMGDATMAVQARLMSQALRKLTGAISKSKTSVVFINQLRSKIGVMFGNPETTTGGNALKFYASVRIDIRKIAAIKEGDEVIGNRTKVKIVKSKVAPPFKQTEIDILYNEGISKTGDVLDLATELGIIKKGGAWFTYGEERIQGREQFRQKLIEFPDMYKSIERDIKQKLGILKEPASAQTEEKAEDKSKTKKK; from the coding sequence ATGGCTTCTGACAGAGAACAAAAATTAAAAATTATAGATGACGCAATTGCCGGTATTGAAAAAACATACGGCAAAGGTGCAATTATGAAACTTGGCGATGGAGTTATCAGTGATATTGAAGCAATCCCAACGGGTGCACTTTCGTTGGATATTGCATTAGGAATTGGCGGAATTCCCAGAGGAAGAATTATTGAGATATATGGTCCCGAATCAAGCGGAAAAACAACCCTTTGTTTGCATATCATTTCTGAAGCACAAAAAATGGGCGGACTTGCTGCTTTTATTGATGCCGAACATGCACTTGATGTTAACTATGCAAAAAAATTAGGCGTTGATACTGCTAATCTATTAATATCACAACCTGATTATGGTGAACAAGCTCTTGAAATTGCTGATACATTGGTAAGAAGTAATGCACTTGATATTATTGTTATTGATTCTGTAGCGGCACTTGTACCGCGTTCTGAAATTGAGGGTGAAATGGGCGATGCTACTATGGCAGTTCAGGCAAGATTAATGTCGCAGGCATTAAGAAAATTAACCGGCGCAATTTCAAAATCAAAAACTTCAGTCGTTTTTATCAATCAGCTTAGAAGTAAAATTGGTGTAATGTTTGGCAATCCCGAAACAACAACAGGAGGTAATGCATTAAAGTTTTATGCTTCTGTTAGAATTGATATTAGAAAGATTGCAGCAATTAAAGAAGGTGATGAAGTAATTGGCAACAGAACAAAAGTAAAAATTGTAAAAAGTAAAGTTGCACCGCCGTTTAAACAAACTGAAATAGATATCTTGTATAATGAGGGTATAAGTAAAACAGGTGATGTTCTTGATCTTGCAACTGAATTAGGCATTATAAAAAAAGGCGGCGCCTGGTTTACTTATGGCGAAGAGAGAATTCAGGGAAGAGAACAGTTCAGACAGAAATTAATTGAATTTCCTGATATGTACAAAAGTATTGAACGCGATATAAAACAAAAGCTTGGCATTCTTAAAGAACCAGCATCTGCTCAGACTGAAGAAAAAGCTGAGGATAAATCCAAAACAAAAAAGAAATAA
- the folE gene encoding GTP cyclohydrolase I FolE: protein MDKTKTKKLINDLLIEIGENPKREGLLNTPKRVAEAYEFLTKGYHQDIKEVLNGAIFHEKYSNMVIVKNIDFYSLCEHHMLPFYGKVHVAYIPDGKIVGLSKIPRIVDVFARRLQVQERMTQEIADTLKEFIQPSGVAVVSEAFHMCMMMRGVEKQNSSATTSAMHGVFKEDARTRSEFLNLIATKNL from the coding sequence ATGGATAAAACGAAAACGAAAAAACTTATAAACGATTTGCTTATTGAAATTGGTGAAAATCCGAAACGGGAAGGTTTATTAAATACACCTAAACGTGTTGCTGAAGCATACGAGTTTCTTACAAAGGGTTATCATCAGGATATTAAAGAAGTTTTGAATGGCGCAATCTTTCATGAAAAGTATAGTAATATGGTGATAGTTAAGAATATAGATTTTTATAGTCTGTGTGAGCATCATATGCTTCCTTTTTATGGTAAAGTACATGTAGCTTATATTCCTGATGGTAAGATTGTTGGTCTCAGTAAAATTCCGAGAATAGTTGATGTCTTTGCTCGAAGACTTCAAGTTCAGGAAAGAATGACTCAGGAAATAGCTGATACCTTAAAAGAGTTTATTCAGCCAAGTGGTGTTGCAGTAGTTTCAGAAGCTTTTCACATGTGTATGATGATGAGAGGAGTTGAAAAGCAAAACTCATCAGCAACTACAAGTGCAATGCATGGTGTTTTTAAGGAAGATGCCCGAACAAGGTCAGAATTTCTTAATTTAATTGCAACAAAAAATTTATGA
- a CDS encoding competence/damage-inducible protein A produces MKAYLISIGDELLIGQTVNSNAAFIGAQLSENNVSIIKSSVISDDIKTIINEINLAVSTADLVICTGGLGPTVDDVTRSAVVQYFNTELVFNEQAFEDIKSMFERRGRELKDVHKDQAMVPKNAIIIRNEKGTAPGYWIEENSKIIIVMPGVPYEMKAMVTNFIIPKLVDYIGKPNEYIKKITLQTTGLPESSLAERLGDLNELLGEAKLAFLPNQYGVRLRVTVKSTEEEIANNLLSEIEQKLRSKIGRYVYGRGDDTLEEVVGRLLKERELRIATAESCTGGGLGDRITNISGSSKYYERGVITYSNAAKVELLKVNEDIMAEKGAVSAEVAMQMAEGVKSVSGCDIGISLTGILGPLGGVTGKPVGTVYIGFCDDKLCTAKRFQFGEDRILNKNRATQAALEMIRRSLLGIPFDE; encoded by the coding sequence ATGAAAGCTTATTTAATCTCAATTGGGGATGAATTATTAATTGGTCAAACTGTAAATTCAAATGCTGCCTTTATAGGCGCTCAGTTATCCGAAAATAATGTTTCAATTATTAAGTCATCGGTAATCAGCGATGATATTAAAACAATTATTAATGAAATTAATCTTGCGGTATCCACTGCAGATTTAGTAATATGTACCGGCGGTCTTGGTCCCACAGTTGATGATGTAACCCGATCAGCAGTTGTTCAATATTTTAATACCGAATTAGTCTTCAATGAACAAGCCTTTGAAGATATTAAATCTATGTTTGAAAGAAGAGGCAGGGAATTAAAGGATGTTCATAAAGATCAGGCAATGGTTCCTAAAAACGCAATTATTATCAGAAATGAGAAAGGAACGGCACCTGGATATTGGATTGAAGAAAATAGTAAGATCATAATTGTAATGCCCGGTGTACCTTATGAAATGAAGGCAATGGTTACAAATTTTATTATTCCAAAACTGGTTGATTATATTGGTAAACCAAATGAATACATTAAGAAAATTACACTTCAAACTACTGGATTACCGGAATCTTCTTTGGCTGAAAGACTTGGAGATTTAAACGAACTGCTCGGTGAAGCCAAGCTGGCTTTTTTACCTAATCAATACGGTGTCAGACTTAGAGTAACCGTTAAATCAACTGAAGAAGAAATTGCAAATAATTTACTTTCCGAAATTGAGCAAAAGCTTAGAAGTAAAATTGGACGTTATGTTTATGGCAGAGGTGATGATACACTCGAAGAAGTTGTTGGAAGACTGTTAAAAGAGCGTGAACTTAGAATTGCAACTGCTGAATCCTGCACCGGCGGCGGGTTGGGTGATAGAATAACCAATATCAGCGGAAGCAGCAAATATTATGAAAGAGGAGTAATAACTTACAGCAATGCTGCTAAGGTTGAATTGCTAAAAGTTAATGAAGATATTATGGCTGAAAAAGGTGCAGTTTCGGCTGAAGTTGCAATGCAAATGGCTGAAGGTGTAAAATCTGTAAGCGGCTGTGATATAGGAATTTCTTTAACCGGAATTTTGGGACCTTTGGGAGGTGTAACCGGTAAACCTGTGGGAACTGTGTATATCGGTTTTTGTGATGATAAACTGTGTACTGCAAAACGATTTCAGTTTGGTGAAGACAGAATTTTAAATAAAAACCGTGCAACACAAGCTGCACTCGAAATGATTCGAAGAAGTTTACTTGGAATTCCATTTGATGAATAG
- a CDS encoding 6-carboxytetrahydropterin synthase gives MIYITRRETFAAAHRLFKDGLSDEENLKLFGKCSSPNWHGHNYTLEVVVAGKVNPATGFVLDLKELKEIIQKHVISKVDHKNLNIDTDFMIGLNPTSENIVVAIWKQLEDKIPSGKLYSIKLYETENNYFEYRGE, from the coding sequence ATGATTTATATAACACGTAGAGAAACATTTGCCGCAGCACATAGATTATTTAAAGATGGACTAAGTGATGAAGAGAACCTGAAGCTTTTTGGAAAATGCAGCAGCCCTAACTGGCATGGACATAATTATACTTTGGAAGTTGTTGTAGCAGGAAAAGTTAATCCTGCCACAGGATTTGTGCTCGACTTGAAAGAGCTAAAAGAGATTATTCAGAAACATGTAATTTCTAAAGTCGATCATAAAAATCTGAATATCGATACTGATTTTATGATTGGTTTAAATCCTACTTCTGAAAACATAGTTGTTGCAATTTGGAAACAACTTGAGGATAAAATCCCTTCAGGTAAACTTTACTCTATAAAACTTTACGAAACAGAAAATAATTATTTTGAATATCGCGGTGAATGA
- a CDS encoding redoxin domain-containing protein: protein MALKVGDKAPEFKLLNQDGETVSLSNYKGSNVVVLFFPAANTGVCTKEMCTFRDDLKIFEKLNAQVLGISVDMHYSLKMFHEKNNYNFPLLSDFNRKTINDYDVVLDVFAPGKFDYQKVAKRAAFVVDKDGILKYTEVLSSPGDEPNYEAIKNALS, encoded by the coding sequence ATGGCTTTAAAAGTTGGAGACAAAGCACCAGAATTTAAATTACTTAATCAAGATGGCGAAACTGTTTCATTAAGCAATTATAAAGGTTCAAACGTTGTTGTATTATTTTTTCCTGCTGCTAATACCGGAGTATGTACCAAGGAAATGTGTACCTTCAGAGATGATCTGAAGATATTTGAAAAGCTGAATGCACAGGTTTTAGGAATTAGTGTTGATATGCACTATTCCTTAAAAATGTTTCATGAAAAAAATAATTATAATTTTCCCTTATTAAGTGATTTTAATAGAAAAACAATAAACGATTATGATGTAGTATTAGATGTATTTGCACCTGGTAAATTTGATTATCAGAAAGTTGCAAAAAGAGCTGCATTTGTTGTAGATAAAGATGGAATTCTAAAATATACTGAAGTGCTTTCAAGCCCAGGTGATGAACCGAATTACGAAGCAATAAAAAATGCACTTTCTTAA
- a CDS encoding Spy/CpxP family protein refolding chaperone, with the protein MKKFLIPLVALLVIIGLNKDIFAQRDQYKGRQYQRENNLEKLNLTTEQKSKIESMRLSNQEEMVKLRAELELKELEMKKLKTAEKFSRNDVLNLTKEINEIKGKIELARTNHRMDVYDILDANQKKIWIEMDRNPGFMKNKVNRKLMHQRMMTD; encoded by the coding sequence ATGAAAAAGTTCTTAATCCCTCTTGTTGCTTTATTGGTAATTATTGGTTTAAATAAGGATATATTTGCCCAAAGAGATCAATATAAGGGCAGACAATATCAAAGAGAAAACAATCTTGAGAAACTAAATTTAACAACAGAGCAAAAATCCAAAATTGAATCTATGCGCTTATCTAACCAGGAAGAGATGGTTAAGTTAAGAGCAGAGTTAGAACTTAAAGAACTGGAAATGAAAAAACTGAAAACCGCTGAAAAATTTTCAAGAAATGATGTTCTGAATCTAACCAAAGAAATAAATGAGATAAAGGGAAAAATCGAATTAGCCAGAACAAACCACAGAATGGATGTTTATGATATTCTGGATGCAAATCAGAAAAAGATTTGGATTGAAATGGATAGAAATCCGGGATTTATGAAGAACAAAGTTAATAGAAAACTAATGCATCAAAGAATGATGACAGATTAA
- a CDS encoding regulatory protein RecX, producing the protein MRIISIRKKDDENVVIKFDDSQQLIISVDTLFKSGLKKDDEISEDRFAFLIESNISYYIKKKALSFLARRAHTEKELFLKLKAKSYDEGLIKSVIKELRNLSFIDDREFAVQFVNEKSFRNKWGRLKIKSALISRGINHKIIDQVLSASRLKELESQQINELAVKKYSILKKRETDEKKIFQKLISFLLSKGYDYDSASNTVKKIIKADIIDS; encoded by the coding sequence ATGAGGATTATCAGCATAAGAAAAAAGGATGATGAAAACGTAGTAATTAAATTTGATGATTCACAACAGCTGATTATATCAGTTGATACTTTATTTAAAAGCGGTCTTAAAAAAGATGATGAAATTTCTGAAGACCGCTTTGCTTTTTTAATTGAGAGTAATATATCCTATTATATCAAAAAGAAAGCCTTATCATTTTTAGCCAGAAGAGCACACACTGAAAAGGAGTTATTTTTAAAACTTAAAGCTAAATCCTATGACGAAGGTTTAATCAAATCGGTTATTAAAGAACTTCGCAATCTGTCATTTATTGATGATAGAGAATTTGCTGTTCAGTTTGTAAATGAAAAATCTTTCAGGAATAAATGGGGCAGATTAAAAATCAAATCTGCATTAATAAGCCGGGGGATTAACCACAAAATTATTGACCAAGTGTTATCTGCCTCCAGGTTGAAAGAACTGGAATCACAACAAATAAATGAATTAGCAGTAAAAAAGTATTCTATCTTAAAAAAAAGAGAAACTGATGAAAAAAAAATATTCCAAAAACTTATTTCTTTTCTGTTGAGTAAAGGTTACGATTATGATTCGGCATCAAATACTGTTAAAAAAATTATTAAAGCAGATATTATTGATTCTTAG
- a CDS encoding RNA polymerase sigma factor, whose protein sequence is MHNTDDDFKLIESFIDGNESAFNRLIYKYQDKIYWHARRMTGNHLDADEIVQEVLLVIYNKIKTFEFKSSFYTWVYTITNTRSINYLKKRAVKKYFSLEKAESLEDSNNIILNLEQKQQLQLIEKALQKLPVKQREVFIMRNYNEMSYEEISEITGKATGTLKANYFHAINKIKELIGNEI, encoded by the coding sequence ATGCATAATACTGATGATGATTTTAAGCTGATTGAAAGTTTTATTGATGGCAACGAATCTGCTTTTAATCGGTTAATCTATAAATATCAGGATAAGATTTACTGGCACGCCAGAAGAATGACCGGTAATCATCTTGATGCCGATGAAATTGTTCAGGAAGTTTTGCTTGTGATATATAATAAAATTAAAACGTTTGAGTTTAAATCATCATTTTATACCTGGGTTTATACTATTACTAATACAAGAAGTATAAATTATCTTAAGAAAAGAGCTGTTAAAAAATATTTTAGTCTTGAAAAGGCTGAAAGTCTGGAAGACAGTAATAATATTATCTTAAACCTTGAGCAAAAACAACAGCTGCAGTTAATTGAAAAAGCTTTACAGAAACTTCCAGTTAAACAACGAGAAGTTTTTATTATGAGAAATTATAATGAAATGAGTTATGAAGAGATTTCTGAAATTACCGGAAAGGCAACCGGAACACTAAAAGCAAATTATTTTCATGCAATAAATAAAATTAAGGAGCTGATTGGTAATGAAATATAA
- the thpR gene encoding RNA 2',3'-cyclic phosphodiesterase yields MNRLFISLNIPNNVIDKLTELKNLCSDEKELKWEPKEKLHLTLRFIGNVDQEKTTELIDRLKIISDCSAIKCSLEKFDFFFRDSVPSILWAGLKIDETIIKVIRQIDGVLENLSISFDKKKFMPHITLIRFRKDPGINFVNTFKNFSFEPIVFQANSITLFNSVLKPKGSVYYEMKKYFLK; encoded by the coding sequence ATGAATAGACTTTTTATTTCATTAAATATTCCCAATAATGTGATTGATAAGCTTACTGAATTAAAAAATTTATGTTCAGATGAAAAAGAATTGAAATGGGAACCGAAAGAAAAACTTCATTTAACTTTGAGATTCATTGGAAATGTTGATCAGGAAAAGACTACTGAATTGATAGACCGGTTAAAGATTATTAGTGATTGTTCGGCTATTAAATGCTCTCTTGAAAAATTTGATTTCTTTTTCAGAGATTCTGTTCCATCAATTCTATGGGCTGGATTAAAAATTGATGAAACTATAATAAAGGTGATCAGACAAATAGATGGTGTTCTTGAAAATCTTTCCATCAGTTTTGATAAAAAGAAATTTATGCCACATATTACATTAATCAGATTTAGAAAAGATCCTGGAATTAACTTTGTTAACACATTCAAAAACTTTAGTTTTGAACCAATTGTATTTCAGGCGAATTCAATTACACTTTTTAACAGTGTCTTAAAACCAAAAGGCTCTGTTTATTATGAAATGAAAAAATACTTTTTAAAATAA
- a CDS encoding tetratricopeptide repeat protein — protein sequence MKRNSLLSIALIIFSFTINSIAQEMKPEAGKLYNEGNALLKSENINGAIDKYNAALQIEKDYRIYYQKGVALKKANRLEESKTAFEEALKLNSNFEGGLNALGGVYFSMGNYSAAIDNFEKILNSNASNAVKQKVKKNISLAYAKLGNDYLSSGDVNKGIEFLKKAVDNDNYDAAYLSLAKVYSELGKYDESIEAALNALKYRSKITKGGPYYYLGISYKGKGDMTKAKENFKLASADPTYKKTADYELSSLK from the coding sequence ATGAAGAGAAACAGCTTATTATCCATAGCTTTAATAATCTTTAGCTTTACGATAAATAGTATTGCGCAGGAAATGAAACCGGAAGCAGGAAAGCTTTATAATGAAGGTAATGCGTTATTGAAAAGTGAGAATATTAATGGTGCAATTGATAAATATAATGCGGCATTACAGATTGAAAAAGATTATAGAATTTATTATCAAAAGGGTGTGGCACTTAAAAAAGCCAATAGATTGGAGGAGTCAAAAACTGCTTTTGAAGAAGCACTTAAACTAAACAGTAATTTTGAAGGTGGATTAAATGCACTTGGTGGTGTCTATTTTTCTATGGGAAATTATTCAGCTGCAATTGATAATTTTGAAAAGATCCTAAATTCTAATGCAAGTAATGCTGTTAAACAAAAAGTTAAGAAAAATATATCACTTGCTTATGCAAAACTGGGTAATGATTATTTATCAAGTGGTGATGTTAATAAAGGAATTGAGTTTCTGAAAAAGGCTGTTGATAATGATAATTATGATGCCGCATATCTTTCACTTGCAAAAGTTTATTCAGAATTAGGTAAATATGATGAATCAATTGAAGCTGCTTTAAACGCTCTTAAGTATCGATCAAAAATTACAAAAGGTGGTCCATATTACTATTTAGGTATTTCCTATAAAGGTAAAGGCGATATGACCAAGGCAAAAGAAAACTTTAAACTTGCTTCTGCAGACCCAACCTATAAGAAAACTGCTGACTACGAACTTAGCAGTCTTAAGTAG
- a CDS encoding SDR family oxidoreductase yields MRNEKPGVWITGASSGIGRSTAIEFAKTGAKVFVSARRVSELERLNNELEADNLSVEIYPCNVASHTNVDQTAKKILQNYKIDCLINNAGITSFKLAEDNSVNEINEIVTTNLLGSIYTIKAVLPHMISNNSGTIINILSVVTKKTFTKSSAYAASKSGLLAYTNSLREELRQHNIRVINIIPGATETAMWSKEVRSKYLDRMMNTENIARVLVWAFLQKDNLVTEEILLKPISGDLQKPD; encoded by the coding sequence ATGAGAAATGAAAAACCCGGTGTCTGGATTACTGGTGCAAGCTCAGGAATCGGAAGATCAACAGCAATAGAATTTGCAAAGACCGGTGCAAAAGTGTTTGTTTCAGCACGAAGAGTTTCTGAATTAGAAAGATTAAATAATGAGTTAGAAGCAGATAATCTATCAGTTGAAATATATCCTTGTAATGTTGCTTCGCATACTAATGTTGATCAGACAGCAAAAAAAATACTGCAGAATTACAAAATTGATTGTCTGATAAATAACGCAGGAATAACTTCCTTTAAGTTAGCTGAAGATAATTCTGTAAATGAAATAAATGAAATTGTTACAACAAATCTCTTAGGTTCTATTTACACTATAAAAGCTGTTCTGCCACATATGATTTCGAATAACAGCGGAACAATAATTAATATATTATCGGTTGTTACAAAGAAAACTTTTACAAAAAGCTCTGCTTATGCAGCTTCGAAATCTGGATTACTCGCTTATACAAATTCTCTTAGAGAAGAGTTAAGACAGCACAATATCAGGGTGATAAATATTATTCCCGGTGCTACAGAAACAGCAATGTGGTCGAAAGAGGTAAGAAGTAAATATTTAGATAGGATGATGAATACAGAGAATATTGCACGCGTATTGGTTTGGGCTTTTTTGCAAAAGGATAATCTTGTTACTGAAGAAATTTTATTAAAACCTATCAGTGGTGATTTGCAAAAGCCGGATTAA
- the bcp gene encoding thioredoxin-dependent thiol peroxidase yields MLEVGAKAPEFSLLNQDGKKISLKDSLGKKVVLYFYPKDNTPGCTKEACSFRDNFTRFNKIDAAILGVSPDPVKSHKKFAEKYKLNFDLLADDEKKVVQLYGVWKEKSMFGRKYMGVERTTFIIDENGRIKNIFKKVKVIGHAKEVIEALKD; encoded by the coding sequence ATGTTAGAAGTTGGTGCTAAAGCTCCTGAGTTTTCTTTGTTAAATCAGGATGGAAAGAAAATATCATTAAAAGATTCTTTAGGAAAAAAAGTAGTGTTGTACTTTTATCCCAAAGACAATACACCCGGGTGTACAAAAGAAGCATGTAGCTTTAGAGATAATTTCACAAGATTTAATAAAATTGATGCAGCTATTCTGGGTGTTAGTCCTGATCCCGTCAAATCCCATAAAAAGTTTGCTGAAAAATATAAATTGAATTTTGACCTGCTTGCAGATGATGAGAAAAAAGTTGTTCAGCTTTACGGAGTATGGAAAGAAAAAAGCATGTTTGGTAGAAAGTATATGGGAGTAGAAAGAACAACATTTATAATAGATGAAAATGGCAGAATCAAAAATATTTTTAAAAAAGTTAAAGTTATAGGGCATGCTAAAGAAGTAATTGAAGCTTTGAAAGATTGA